Proteins from one Cervus canadensis isolate Bull #8, Minnesota chromosome 25, ASM1932006v1, whole genome shotgun sequence genomic window:
- the POU6F1 gene encoding POU domain, class 6, transcription factor 1 isoform X2 — protein sequence MDPGAGPDSSLTVNEQVIVMSGHETIRVLEVGVDAQIPAEEEGKALEAVATEGSQSGGPAEAGEAAGEAGPDHPDSSVEATVASGDAFEPCPCRCHLQPSSMPASGITDPDATGCTNCPPGLDSGKLSHSSDRSYGSSRGSYSTSSYPHQYCRSSGWSTGAGRVDNSYCNRGCPPRTDRCFSHGGNFQATFSRSPSCCAEHRSPGTCTSRPTGPGLLARPAPTTGPAPDAVPAPATAADHTGHSTAAHCCHRHCPHPQVCGHPHTDHRSACRLRIQPGNRKLLPSPKAHRGWTGSLAKGEPDPCHGGVWRWRTSPLNAALFQHFGRDGLLPRQLSAHASQPRADNLCQEGWPNLPEPGPWTSLGGSVLPPSGDRPRSWAPSPQLRSLPTPFPACRGSAVRFSPTLRVIGTLPWVVNSASVAAPAPAQSLQVQAVTPQLLLNAQGQVIATLASSPLPPPVAVRKPSTPESPAKSEVQPIQPTPAMPQPAVVIASPAPAAKPAASAPIPITCSETPTVSQLVSKPHTPSLDEDGINLEEIREFAKNFKIRRLSLGLTQTQVGQALTATEGPAYSQSAICRFEKLDITPKSAQKLKPVLEKWLHEAELRNQEGQQNLMEFVGGEPSKKRKRRTSFTPQAIEALNAYFEKNPLPTGQEITEIAKELNYDREVVRVWFCNRRQTLKNTSKLNVFQIP from the exons ATGGATCCTGGAGCTGGGCCAGACTCATCTCTGACTGTCAATGAGCAG GTCATCGTGATGTCAGGCCATGAGACCATCCGAGTTCTGGAGGTTGGAGTGGATGCCCAGATCCCTGCTGAGGAGGAGGGCAAAGCGCTGGAGGCTGTGGCCACTGAGGGCTCCCAGAGCGGAGGCCCTGCTGAAGCTGGTGAAGCTGCTGGTGAAGCTGGCCCAGACcacccagactcctctgtggAGGCAACTG tcgcttccGGGGATGCCTTTGAGCCCTGCCCCTGCCGTTGCCACCTTCAGCCAAGCTCCATGCCAGCCTCAGGCATCACAGACCCTGACGCCACTGGCTGTACAAACTGCCCCCCAG GTCTTGACTCAGGAAAACTTAGCCACAGTTCTGACAGGAGTTATGGTTCCAGCAGGGGCAGTTACTCAACCTCTTCTTATCCCCATCAGTATTGCAGGTCAAGTGGCTGGTCAACAGGGGCTGGCCGTGTGGACAATTCCTACTGCAACCGTGGCTGCCCTCCCAGGACTGACCGCTGCTTCTCCCACGGGGGGAATTTTCAAGCCACCTTTAGCCGGTCTCCAAG CTGCTGTGCTGAACACCGCTCTCCCGGCACCTGTACAAGCCGCCCCACCGGCCCAGGCCTCCTCGCCCGCCCAGCCCCGACCACCGGCCCAGCCCCAGACGCTGTTCCAGCCCCAGCCACTGCTGCAGACCACACCGGCCATTCTACCGCAGCCCACTGCTGCCACcgccactgcccccacccccaagtctGTGGACACCCCCACACAGATCACCGTTCAGCCTGCAGGCTTCGCATTCAGCCCGGGAATCGTAAGCTGCTGCCCTCACCCAAGGCTCACCGGGGATGGACCGGATCTCTGGCCAAGGGTGAACCTGACCCTTGCCACGGGGGAGTATGGAGGTGGAGGACCAGCCCCTTGAATGCGGCTCTTTTCCAACACTTCGGCAGAGATGGGCTCCTTCCAAGGCAGCTGTCAGCCCATGCATCCCAGCCAAGAGCAGACAACCTCTGCCAAGAGGGCTGGCCCAACCTTCCAGAACCTGGACCATGGACCAGCCttggagg ATCAGTGCTGCCTCCCTCGGGGGACAGACCCAGATCCTGGGCTCCCTCACCACAACTCCGGTCATTGCCAACGCCATTCCCAGCATGCCGGGGATCAGCAGTCAGATTCTCACCAACGCTCAGG GTTATTGGAACACTTCCTTGGGTAGTGAACTCGGCTAGCGTGGCGGCCCCAGCACCGGCCCAAAGCCTGCAGGTCCAGGCTGTGACCCCCCAGCTGTTGTTGAACGCCCAGGGCCAGGTGATCGCGACCCTGGCCAGcagccccctgcctcctcctgtgGCTGTCCGGAAGCCAAGCACTCCTGAGTCCCCTGCTAAGAGTGAG GTGCAGCCCATCCAGCCCACACCAGCCATGCCCCAGCCGGCCGTGGTCATCGCCAGCCCAGCCCCAGCAGCCAAGCCTGCTGCCTCTGCTCCCATCCCCATCACCTGCTCAGAGACCCCGACGGTCAGCCAGCTGGTGTCCA AGCCACACACCCCCAGTCTGGATGAGGATGGGATCAACTTAGAAGAGATCCGGGAGTTTGCCAAGAACTTTAAGATCCGGCGGCTGTCCCTGGGCCTCACACAGACCCAGGTGGGTCAGGCTCTGACTGCAACGGAAGGCCCAGCCTACAGCCAGTCAGCCATCTGCCG GTTTGAGAAGCTGGACATCACACCCAAGAGCGCCCAGAAACTGAAGCCGGTGCTGGAGAAGTGGCTACATGAAGCTGAACTCCGGAACCAGGAAGGCCAGCAGAACCTGATGGAGTTTGTGGGAGGCGAGCCCTCCAAGAAACGTAAGCGCCGCACCTCCTTCACCCCCCAGGCCATAGAGGCTCTCAATGCCTACTTTGAGAAGAACCCGCTGCCCACAGGCCAGGAGATCACCGAGATTGCAAAGGAGCTCAACTATGACCGGGAGGTCGTGCGGGTCTGGTTCTGCAACCGGCGCCAGACACTCAAGAACACCAGCAAGCTGAACGTCTTTCAGATCCCTTAG
- the POU6F1 gene encoding POU domain, class 6, transcription factor 1 isoform X3 — MRPSEFWRLEWMPRSLLRRRAKRWRLWPLRAPRAEALLKLVKLLVKLAQTTQTPLWRQLTRLSWGPCCSRGKREQATGSLACSLPEGGPACSLYGVKSLPGMPLSPAPAVATFSQAPCQPQASQTLTPLAVQTAPQYCRSSGWSTGAGRVDNSYCNRGCPPRTDRCFSHGGNFQATFSRSPSSCCAEHRSPGTCTSRPTGPGLLARPAPTTGPAPDAVPAPATAADHTGHSTAAHCCHRHCPHPQVCGHPHTDHRSACRLRIQPGNRKLLPSPKAHRGWTGSLAKGEPDPCHGGVWRWRTSPLNAALFQHFGRDGLLPRQLSAHASQPRADNLCQEGWPNLPEPGPWTSLGGSVLPPSGDRPRSWAPSPQLRSLPTPFPACRGSAVRFSPTLRVIGTLPWVVNSASVAAPAPAQSLQVQAVTPQLLLNAQGQVIATLASSPLPPPVAVRKPSTPESPAKSEVQPIQPTPAMPQPAVVIASPAPAAKPAASAPIPITCSETPTVSQLVSKPHTPSLDEDGINLEEIREFAKNFKIRRLSLGLTQTQVGQALTATEGPAYSQSAICRFEKLDITPKSAQKLKPVLEKWLHEAELRNQEGQQNLMEFVGGEPSKKRKRRTSFTPQAIEALNAYFEKNPLPTGQEITEIAKELNYDREVVRVWFCNRRQTLKNTSKLNVFQIP, encoded by the exons ATGAGACCATCCGAGTTCTGGAGGTTGGAGTGGATGCCCAGATCCCTGCTGAGGAGGAGGGCAAAGCGCTGGAGGCTGTGGCCACTGAGGGCTCCCAGAGCGGAGGCCCTGCTGAAGCTGGTGAAGCTGCTGGTGAAGCTGGCCCAGACcacccagactcctctgtggAGGCAACTG acaAGGCTttcctggggcccctgctgcagcagagggAAGCGAGAACAagcaacaggttcccttgcttgctcGCTCCCTGAGGGAGGACCAGcttgttccttatatggggtgaAG tcgcttccGGGGATGCCTTTGAGCCCTGCCCCTGCCGTTGCCACCTTCAGCCAAGCTCCATGCCAGCCTCAGGCATCACAGACCCTGACGCCACTGGCTGTACAAACTGCCCCCCAG TATTGCAGGTCAAGTGGCTGGTCAACAGGGGCTGGCCGTGTGGACAATTCCTACTGCAACCGTGGCTGCCCTCCCAGGACTGACCGCTGCTTCTCCCACGGGGGGAATTTTCAAGCCACCTTTAGCCGGTCTCCAAG CAGCTGCTGTGCTGAACACCGCTCTCCCGGCACCTGTACAAGCCGCCCCACCGGCCCAGGCCTCCTCGCCCGCCCAGCCCCGACCACCGGCCCAGCCCCAGACGCTGTTCCAGCCCCAGCCACTGCTGCAGACCACACCGGCCATTCTACCGCAGCCCACTGCTGCCACcgccactgcccccacccccaagtctGTGGACACCCCCACACAGATCACCGTTCAGCCTGCAGGCTTCGCATTCAGCCCGGGAATCGTAAGCTGCTGCCCTCACCCAAGGCTCACCGGGGATGGACCGGATCTCTGGCCAAGGGTGAACCTGACCCTTGCCACGGGGGAGTATGGAGGTGGAGGACCAGCCCCTTGAATGCGGCTCTTTTCCAACACTTCGGCAGAGATGGGCTCCTTCCAAGGCAGCTGTCAGCCCATGCATCCCAGCCAAGAGCAGACAACCTCTGCCAAGAGGGCTGGCCCAACCTTCCAGAACCTGGACCATGGACCAGCCttggagg ATCAGTGCTGCCTCCCTCGGGGGACAGACCCAGATCCTGGGCTCCCTCACCACAACTCCGGTCATTGCCAACGCCATTCCCAGCATGCCGGGGATCAGCAGTCAGATTCTCACCAACGCTCAGG GTTATTGGAACACTTCCTTGGGTAGTGAACTCGGCTAGCGTGGCGGCCCCAGCACCGGCCCAAAGCCTGCAGGTCCAGGCTGTGACCCCCCAGCTGTTGTTGAACGCCCAGGGCCAGGTGATCGCGACCCTGGCCAGcagccccctgcctcctcctgtgGCTGTCCGGAAGCCAAGCACTCCTGAGTCCCCTGCTAAGAGTGAG GTGCAGCCCATCCAGCCCACACCAGCCATGCCCCAGCCGGCCGTGGTCATCGCCAGCCCAGCCCCAGCAGCCAAGCCTGCTGCCTCTGCTCCCATCCCCATCACCTGCTCAGAGACCCCGACGGTCAGCCAGCTGGTGTCCA AGCCACACACCCCCAGTCTGGATGAGGATGGGATCAACTTAGAAGAGATCCGGGAGTTTGCCAAGAACTTTAAGATCCGGCGGCTGTCCCTGGGCCTCACACAGACCCAGGTGGGTCAGGCTCTGACTGCAACGGAAGGCCCAGCCTACAGCCAGTCAGCCATCTGCCG GTTTGAGAAGCTGGACATCACACCCAAGAGCGCCCAGAAACTGAAGCCGGTGCTGGAGAAGTGGCTACATGAAGCTGAACTCCGGAACCAGGAAGGCCAGCAGAACCTGATGGAGTTTGTGGGAGGCGAGCCCTCCAAGAAACGTAAGCGCCGCACCTCCTTCACCCCCCAGGCCATAGAGGCTCTCAATGCCTACTTTGAGAAGAACCCGCTGCCCACAGGCCAGGAGATCACCGAGATTGCAAAGGAGCTCAACTATGACCGGGAGGTCGTGCGGGTCTGGTTCTGCAACCGGCGCCAGACACTCAAGAACACCAGCAAGCTGAACGTCTTTCAGATCCCTTAG
- the POU6F1 gene encoding POU domain, class 6, transcription factor 1 isoform X1 has protein sequence MDPGAGPDSSLTVNEQVIVMSGHETIRVLEVGVDAQIPAEEEGKALEAVATEGSQSGGPAEAGEAAGEAGPDHPDSSVEATVASGDAFEPCPCRCHLQPSSMPASGITDPDATGCTNCPPGLDSGKLSHSSDRSYGSSRGSYSTSSYPHQYCRSSGWSTGAGRVDNSYCNRGCPPRTDRCFSHGGNFQATFSRSPSSCCAEHRSPGTCTSRPTGPGLLARPAPTTGPAPDAVPAPATAADHTGHSTAAHCCHRHCPHPQVCGHPHTDHRSACRLRIQPGNRKLLPSPKAHRGWTGSLAKGEPDPCHGGVWRWRTSPLNAALFQHFGRDGLLPRQLSAHASQPRADNLCQEGWPNLPEPGPWTSLGGSVLPPSGDRPRSWAPSPQLRSLPTPFPACRGSAVRFSPTLRVIGTLPWVVNSASVAAPAPAQSLQVQAVTPQLLLNAQGQVIATLASSPLPPPVAVRKPSTPESPAKSEVQPIQPTPAMPQPAVVIASPAPAAKPAASAPIPITCSETPTVSQLVSKPHTPSLDEDGINLEEIREFAKNFKIRRLSLGLTQTQVGQALTATEGPAYSQSAICRFEKLDITPKSAQKLKPVLEKWLHEAELRNQEGQQNLMEFVGGEPSKKRKRRTSFTPQAIEALNAYFEKNPLPTGQEITEIAKELNYDREVVRVWFCNRRQTLKNTSKLNVFQIP, from the exons ATGGATCCTGGAGCTGGGCCAGACTCATCTCTGACTGTCAATGAGCAG GTCATCGTGATGTCAGGCCATGAGACCATCCGAGTTCTGGAGGTTGGAGTGGATGCCCAGATCCCTGCTGAGGAGGAGGGCAAAGCGCTGGAGGCTGTGGCCACTGAGGGCTCCCAGAGCGGAGGCCCTGCTGAAGCTGGTGAAGCTGCTGGTGAAGCTGGCCCAGACcacccagactcctctgtggAGGCAACTG tcgcttccGGGGATGCCTTTGAGCCCTGCCCCTGCCGTTGCCACCTTCAGCCAAGCTCCATGCCAGCCTCAGGCATCACAGACCCTGACGCCACTGGCTGTACAAACTGCCCCCCAG GTCTTGACTCAGGAAAACTTAGCCACAGTTCTGACAGGAGTTATGGTTCCAGCAGGGGCAGTTACTCAACCTCTTCTTATCCCCATCAGTATTGCAGGTCAAGTGGCTGGTCAACAGGGGCTGGCCGTGTGGACAATTCCTACTGCAACCGTGGCTGCCCTCCCAGGACTGACCGCTGCTTCTCCCACGGGGGGAATTTTCAAGCCACCTTTAGCCGGTCTCCAAG CAGCTGCTGTGCTGAACACCGCTCTCCCGGCACCTGTACAAGCCGCCCCACCGGCCCAGGCCTCCTCGCCCGCCCAGCCCCGACCACCGGCCCAGCCCCAGACGCTGTTCCAGCCCCAGCCACTGCTGCAGACCACACCGGCCATTCTACCGCAGCCCACTGCTGCCACcgccactgcccccacccccaagtctGTGGACACCCCCACACAGATCACCGTTCAGCCTGCAGGCTTCGCATTCAGCCCGGGAATCGTAAGCTGCTGCCCTCACCCAAGGCTCACCGGGGATGGACCGGATCTCTGGCCAAGGGTGAACCTGACCCTTGCCACGGGGGAGTATGGAGGTGGAGGACCAGCCCCTTGAATGCGGCTCTTTTCCAACACTTCGGCAGAGATGGGCTCCTTCCAAGGCAGCTGTCAGCCCATGCATCCCAGCCAAGAGCAGACAACCTCTGCCAAGAGGGCTGGCCCAACCTTCCAGAACCTGGACCATGGACCAGCCttggagg ATCAGTGCTGCCTCCCTCGGGGGACAGACCCAGATCCTGGGCTCCCTCACCACAACTCCGGTCATTGCCAACGCCATTCCCAGCATGCCGGGGATCAGCAGTCAGATTCTCACCAACGCTCAGG GTTATTGGAACACTTCCTTGGGTAGTGAACTCGGCTAGCGTGGCGGCCCCAGCACCGGCCCAAAGCCTGCAGGTCCAGGCTGTGACCCCCCAGCTGTTGTTGAACGCCCAGGGCCAGGTGATCGCGACCCTGGCCAGcagccccctgcctcctcctgtgGCTGTCCGGAAGCCAAGCACTCCTGAGTCCCCTGCTAAGAGTGAG GTGCAGCCCATCCAGCCCACACCAGCCATGCCCCAGCCGGCCGTGGTCATCGCCAGCCCAGCCCCAGCAGCCAAGCCTGCTGCCTCTGCTCCCATCCCCATCACCTGCTCAGAGACCCCGACGGTCAGCCAGCTGGTGTCCA AGCCACACACCCCCAGTCTGGATGAGGATGGGATCAACTTAGAAGAGATCCGGGAGTTTGCCAAGAACTTTAAGATCCGGCGGCTGTCCCTGGGCCTCACACAGACCCAGGTGGGTCAGGCTCTGACTGCAACGGAAGGCCCAGCCTACAGCCAGTCAGCCATCTGCCG GTTTGAGAAGCTGGACATCACACCCAAGAGCGCCCAGAAACTGAAGCCGGTGCTGGAGAAGTGGCTACATGAAGCTGAACTCCGGAACCAGGAAGGCCAGCAGAACCTGATGGAGTTTGTGGGAGGCGAGCCCTCCAAGAAACGTAAGCGCCGCACCTCCTTCACCCCCCAGGCCATAGAGGCTCTCAATGCCTACTTTGAGAAGAACCCGCTGCCCACAGGCCAGGAGATCACCGAGATTGCAAAGGAGCTCAACTATGACCGGGAGGTCGTGCGGGTCTGGTTCTGCAACCGGCGCCAGACACTCAAGAACACCAGCAAGCTGAACGTCTTTCAGATCCCTTAG
- the POU6F1 gene encoding POU domain, class 6, transcription factor 1 isoform X10, with the protein MRPSEFWRLEWMPRSLLRRRAKRWRLWPLRAPRAEALLKLVKLLVKLAQTTQTPLWRQLYCRSSGWSTGAGRVDNSYCNRGCPPRTDRCFSHGGNFQATFSRSPSSCCAEHRSPGTCTSRPTGPGLLARPAPTTGPAPDAVPAPATAADHTGHSTAAHCCHRHCPHPQVCGHPHTDHRSACRLRIQPGNRKLLPSPKAHRGWTGSLAKGEPDPCHGGVWRWRTSPLNAALFQHFGRDGLLPRQLSAHASQPRADNLCQEGWPNLPEPGPWTSLGGSVLPPSGDRPRSWAPSPQLRSLPTPFPACRGSAVRFSPTLRVIGTLPWVVNSASVAAPAPAQSLQVQAVTPQLLLNAQGQVIATLASSPLPPPVAVRKPSTPESPAKSEVQPIQPTPAMPQPAVVIASPAPAAKPAASAPIPITCSETPTVSQLVSKPHTPSLDEDGINLEEIREFAKNFKIRRLSLGLTQTQVGQALTATEGPAYSQSAICRFEKLDITPKSAQKLKPVLEKWLHEAELRNQEGQQNLMEFVGGEPSKKRKRRTSFTPQAIEALNAYFEKNPLPTGQEITEIAKELNYDREVVRVWFCNRRQTLKNTSKLNVFQIP; encoded by the exons ATGAGACCATCCGAGTTCTGGAGGTTGGAGTGGATGCCCAGATCCCTGCTGAGGAGGAGGGCAAAGCGCTGGAGGCTGTGGCCACTGAGGGCTCCCAGAGCGGAGGCCCTGCTGAAGCTGGTGAAGCTGCTGGTGAAGCTGGCCCAGACcacccagactcctctgtggAGGCAACTG TATTGCAGGTCAAGTGGCTGGTCAACAGGGGCTGGCCGTGTGGACAATTCCTACTGCAACCGTGGCTGCCCTCCCAGGACTGACCGCTGCTTCTCCCACGGGGGGAATTTTCAAGCCACCTTTAGCCGGTCTCCAAG CAGCTGCTGTGCTGAACACCGCTCTCCCGGCACCTGTACAAGCCGCCCCACCGGCCCAGGCCTCCTCGCCCGCCCAGCCCCGACCACCGGCCCAGCCCCAGACGCTGTTCCAGCCCCAGCCACTGCTGCAGACCACACCGGCCATTCTACCGCAGCCCACTGCTGCCACcgccactgcccccacccccaagtctGTGGACACCCCCACACAGATCACCGTTCAGCCTGCAGGCTTCGCATTCAGCCCGGGAATCGTAAGCTGCTGCCCTCACCCAAGGCTCACCGGGGATGGACCGGATCTCTGGCCAAGGGTGAACCTGACCCTTGCCACGGGGGAGTATGGAGGTGGAGGACCAGCCCCTTGAATGCGGCTCTTTTCCAACACTTCGGCAGAGATGGGCTCCTTCCAAGGCAGCTGTCAGCCCATGCATCCCAGCCAAGAGCAGACAACCTCTGCCAAGAGGGCTGGCCCAACCTTCCAGAACCTGGACCATGGACCAGCCttggagg ATCAGTGCTGCCTCCCTCGGGGGACAGACCCAGATCCTGGGCTCCCTCACCACAACTCCGGTCATTGCCAACGCCATTCCCAGCATGCCGGGGATCAGCAGTCAGATTCTCACCAACGCTCAGG GTTATTGGAACACTTCCTTGGGTAGTGAACTCGGCTAGCGTGGCGGCCCCAGCACCGGCCCAAAGCCTGCAGGTCCAGGCTGTGACCCCCCAGCTGTTGTTGAACGCCCAGGGCCAGGTGATCGCGACCCTGGCCAGcagccccctgcctcctcctgtgGCTGTCCGGAAGCCAAGCACTCCTGAGTCCCCTGCTAAGAGTGAG GTGCAGCCCATCCAGCCCACACCAGCCATGCCCCAGCCGGCCGTGGTCATCGCCAGCCCAGCCCCAGCAGCCAAGCCTGCTGCCTCTGCTCCCATCCCCATCACCTGCTCAGAGACCCCGACGGTCAGCCAGCTGGTGTCCA AGCCACACACCCCCAGTCTGGATGAGGATGGGATCAACTTAGAAGAGATCCGGGAGTTTGCCAAGAACTTTAAGATCCGGCGGCTGTCCCTGGGCCTCACACAGACCCAGGTGGGTCAGGCTCTGACTGCAACGGAAGGCCCAGCCTACAGCCAGTCAGCCATCTGCCG GTTTGAGAAGCTGGACATCACACCCAAGAGCGCCCAGAAACTGAAGCCGGTGCTGGAGAAGTGGCTACATGAAGCTGAACTCCGGAACCAGGAAGGCCAGCAGAACCTGATGGAGTTTGTGGGAGGCGAGCCCTCCAAGAAACGTAAGCGCCGCACCTCCTTCACCCCCCAGGCCATAGAGGCTCTCAATGCCTACTTTGAGAAGAACCCGCTGCCCACAGGCCAGGAGATCACCGAGATTGCAAAGGAGCTCAACTATGACCGGGAGGTCGTGCGGGTCTGGTTCTGCAACCGGCGCCAGACACTCAAGAACACCAGCAAGCTGAACGTCTTTCAGATCCCTTAG
- the POU6F1 gene encoding POU domain, class 6, transcription factor 1 isoform X9 produces the protein MDPGAGPDSSLTVNEQVIVMSGHETIRVLEVGVDAQIPAEEEGKALEAVATEGSQSGGPAEAGEAAGEAGPDHPDSSVEATVKSLPGMPLSPAPAVATFSQAPCQPQASQTLTPLAVQTAPQVLTQENLATVLTGVMVPAGAVTQPLLIPISIAGQVAGQQGLAVWTIPTATVAALPGLTAASPTGGIFKPPLAGLQAAAVLNTALPAPVQAAPPAQASSPAQPRPPAQPQTLFQPQPLLQTTPAILPQPTAATATAPTPKSVDTPTQITVQPAGFAFSPGIISAASLGGQTQILGSLTTTPVIANAIPSMPGISSQILTNAQGQVIGTLPWVVNSASVAAPAPAQSLQVQAVTPQLLLNAQGQVIATLASSPLPPPVAVRKPSTPESPAKSEVQPIQPTPAMPQPAVVIASPAPAAKPAASAPIPITCSETPTVSQLVSKPHTPSLDEDGINLEEIREFAKNFKIRRLSLGLTQTQVGQALTATEGPAYSQSAICRFEKLDITPKSAQKLKPVLEKWLHEAELRNQEGQQNLMEFVGGEPSKKRKRRTSFTPQAIEALNAYFEKNPLPTGQEITEIAKELNYDREVVRVWFCNRRQTLKNTSKLNVFQIP, from the exons ATGGATCCTGGAGCTGGGCCAGACTCATCTCTGACTGTCAATGAGCAG GTCATCGTGATGTCAGGCCATGAGACCATCCGAGTTCTGGAGGTTGGAGTGGATGCCCAGATCCCTGCTGAGGAGGAGGGCAAAGCGCTGGAGGCTGTGGCCACTGAGGGCTCCCAGAGCGGAGGCCCTGCTGAAGCTGGTGAAGCTGCTGGTGAAGCTGGCCCAGACcacccagactcctctgtggAGGCAACTG tgaagtcgcttccGGGGATGCCTTTGAGCCCTGCCCCTGCCGTTGCCACCTTCAGCCAAGCTCCATGCCAGCCTCAGGCATCACAGACCCTGACGCCACTGGCTGTACAAACTGCCCCCCAG GTCTTGACTCAGGAAAACTTAGCCACAGTTCTGACAGGAGTTATGGTTCCAGCAGGGGCAGTTACTCAACCTCTTCTTATCCCCATCAGTATTGCAGGTCAAGTGGCTGGTCAACAGGGGCTGGCCGTGTGGACAATTCCTACTGCAACCGTGGCTGCCCTCCCAGGACTGACCGCTGCTTCTCCCACGGGGGGAATTTTCAAGCCACCTTTAGCCGGTCTCCAAG CAGCTGCTGTGCTGAACACCGCTCTCCCGGCACCTGTACAAGCCGCCCCACCGGCCCAGGCCTCCTCGCCCGCCCAGCCCCGACCACCGGCCCAGCCCCAGACGCTGTTCCAGCCCCAGCCACTGCTGCAGACCACACCGGCCATTCTACCGCAGCCCACTGCTGCCACcgccactgcccccacccccaagtctGTGGACACCCCCACACAGATCACCGTTCAGCCTGCAGGCTTCGCATTCAGCCCGGGAATC ATCAGTGCTGCCTCCCTCGGGGGACAGACCCAGATCCTGGGCTCCCTCACCACAACTCCGGTCATTGCCAACGCCATTCCCAGCATGCCGGGGATCAGCAGTCAGATTCTCACCAACGCTCAGGGTCAG GTTATTGGAACACTTCCTTGGGTAGTGAACTCGGCTAGCGTGGCGGCCCCAGCACCGGCCCAAAGCCTGCAGGTCCAGGCTGTGACCCCCCAGCTGTTGTTGAACGCCCAGGGCCAGGTGATCGCGACCCTGGCCAGcagccccctgcctcctcctgtgGCTGTCCGGAAGCCAAGCACTCCTGAGTCCCCTGCTAAGAGTGAG GTGCAGCCCATCCAGCCCACACCAGCCATGCCCCAGCCGGCCGTGGTCATCGCCAGCCCAGCCCCAGCAGCCAAGCCTGCTGCCTCTGCTCCCATCCCCATCACCTGCTCAGAGACCCCGACGGTCAGCCAGCTGGTGTCCA AGCCACACACCCCCAGTCTGGATGAGGATGGGATCAACTTAGAAGAGATCCGGGAGTTTGCCAAGAACTTTAAGATCCGGCGGCTGTCCCTGGGCCTCACACAGACCCAGGTGGGTCAGGCTCTGACTGCAACGGAAGGCCCAGCCTACAGCCAGTCAGCCATCTGCCG GTTTGAGAAGCTGGACATCACACCCAAGAGCGCCCAGAAACTGAAGCCGGTGCTGGAGAAGTGGCTACATGAAGCTGAACTCCGGAACCAGGAAGGCCAGCAGAACCTGATGGAGTTTGTGGGAGGCGAGCCCTCCAAGAAACGTAAGCGCCGCACCTCCTTCACCCCCCAGGCCATAGAGGCTCTCAATGCCTACTTTGAGAAGAACCCGCTGCCCACAGGCCAGGAGATCACCGAGATTGCAAAGGAGCTCAACTATGACCGGGAGGTCGTGCGGGTCTGGTTCTGCAACCGGCGCCAGACACTCAAGAACACCAGCAAGCTGAACGTCTTTCAGATCCCTTAG